ACCGAATTCCACGTGACATTATCAATCCAAGCCTGAAGAATGTTTTGTTTTATTAAGATTTGGTAACCCATGCGATATTGAATATGCTCTTTGTCGCCATTGTTATAAGTTgtgttgtgatgcaattgaagaaCCAATCTCCCAATTTTTGTGTGGTTATGTGCCCTCACTTCCTAGTGGGAGTCTTGTTAAGGATTTTTTGTGGATAAATACATAAACCAGCAAAAACAATTAGGAATTGTCACCCGCAGTTCATACTTGGTTCCGCCCATAACTCAAATGACATATTTATTTCTATGGTTCCATCCAGATCGGATATAACGCTAAAATAGTCAAATACCAACTCTGCTTGGGATTATGAATTGTCAAATACTAGGATTAGTACGCAGTTTGCTAATACCGTACAACAAGTATGGAAGTGAGATTAGATTAGTATTATTGTATTCTGTCTGCGGCTAATCCAACTTAATATTAAACTCGTACGATGCCTCTTTGTGAAAGTAAAGGGCAACTGAGTTTACCTTTACCTAGTCACTCCAAATCAGTTTCATATCTATGCACAAAACCAATTACTTGTCCACATTCCTGACAACAAAATTAAACCACCAACCAAATAGTAATAATCCAACAACAACAGCCTCATAATCTAATATATCATGATGCTAAACATCTACCGGAACATTTTTCAATATGTTGCTTTGAAGGCAATGGTCAACGAACTGATGCACTTTTTAAAGACATTTCTTATTCTGTCTTACCGTTCTTTTAGCTGAACGGGTTAAGGAAAACAATTTTTATGTCCTGGTCTGAACCTCTAATCTGGCTTCTGCCGGTTGTCGAGAAAGCCAGACTAGAGGCTTATTGTTAGCCTAACAATACAAGaccctttgattttctcatgttGCATTTTTTTTACCCTCTTGACTTGTTGGGAAAGCCATATACAGTGGAGCCTGACTTTCAGGCCAacaatcatgaaaaataaaatacgAAGTACAATATTTTCAAAGGACTAACATCAAGCTCATTGACAATGTACAATACACAACATTAGTACTTCTATTATAGTTCTATTATAAGCTCATTGTCGTTGACAACTTAGTTACACAAGCATCGAATCACTACAAATTTAGTAAAAACTAAAATAGAcataaatagattgaaaaccaaGTACAAATTACAGACTGATGATGGTAAAAgtgtaaaaaaaaaacactaattttagcaaaaaaaaattcaactacTAAAGCTTGAGTGCCAAATCAATACTCTTAAAGTCTCCTCCTCCTTGATTACTGGCAGTACTActccttccaccaccaccatcactaccaccaccaccttgCAACAGAAAACTACCACCAACCCCTCCTTCATAATTATTGAACCTAGGGACACGTGGCATAGACCCAGATACAAATGATGGTAACCGTCCGATTGTTGGTTGATGATCACCTATGGATGGTCTAAAAGATGATGATGCAGTCCATCCAGGATGATTCTGTCCATATAGATGTTGAGGATGACCAAAAGATGAAGAAGGTAAAAGAGATGGTAGAGAAGATGATGGTGATGTGGGTTTGTGAATCATAGAATGAACTTGAACACCTAGTGATCTAGAACCATAAAGAGGTAAAGAACCCATACTTGAGAACTGATATTGATGGTGGTTGTAGGGATTGTTGTTGTGGAGGTGGTGGTGCATGTTTGCATAAGTAAaagcagctgcagcagcttctCCAAGATGTCGATCTCTTTTAGCAATTGTCCGCTCTCTTTTATGTGCGTTCTGATGTCCTCCTAATGCTTGTGAACTGTAGAATTTCCTTTGACAATAATTACATGAAAATACTCTTGGTTCTTCTTCTGCATCTACTTCTTGTTCTTctctactttcttcttctttatcatttttccctgttgatgatgatgttgatgatgaatcCACATTGAAATTGTCAATCAGATTGAGTTCTTGATTATGATACTCAATTTCAGATTCAATTGAGAAACCTGATGAAAATCCTTTATTCAGAtcaattcctttttcttcttcttggtttCTATATTCTTCTTTTTCAGAGTTGTCTAATCCATATAAAGGAGATATGCTACTTGAAACAGAAGGTTCTTCCATGGCTGGAGGAACTGATTTTAGATAGACCCAGAGAGacaaagaaagagagagagagatggatTCAAATGAagtctctctttctctctgcaAGGTATGTAAAGACTAAAGACATTGT
Above is a genomic segment from Papaver somniferum cultivar HN1 chromosome 10, ASM357369v1, whole genome shotgun sequence containing:
- the LOC113317905 gene encoding uncharacterized protein LOC113317905, with amino-acid sequence MEEPSVSSSISPLYGLDNSEKEEYRNQEEEKGIDLNKGFSSGFSIESEIEYHNQELNLIDNFNVDSSSTSSSTGKNDKEEESREEQEVDAEEEPRVFSCNYCQRKFYSSQALGGHQNAHKRERTIAKRDRHLGEAAAAAFTYANMHHHLHNNNPYNHHQYQFSSMGSLPLYGSRSLGVQVHSMIHKPTSPSSSLPSLLPSSSFGHPQHLYGQNHPGWTASSSFRPSIGDHQPTIGRLPSFVSGSMPRVPRFNNYEGGVGGSFLLQGGGGSDGGGGRSSTASNQGGGDFKSIDLALKL